A portion of the Ferrimonas lipolytica genome contains these proteins:
- the fliS gene encoding flagellar export chaperone FliS, with the protein MFTNNDPFAAYQQSSVEARAASANQHDLVRMLLEACLDELTKIEGHIDNRRIAEKGASVDKCLNIIMGMDAMLDMENGGELAANLHQLYDFCHRQLLSASINSDTTKLAPIVQVITDINDGWQHFE; encoded by the coding sequence ATGTTTACCAATAACGATCCATTTGCCGCGTACCAACAAAGTTCAGTAGAAGCTCGCGCGGCTTCTGCCAACCAGCATGATTTAGTGCGCATGCTACTCGAGGCTTGCCTTGATGAACTGACCAAAATCGAAGGCCATATCGACAATAGACGTATCGCTGAAAAGGGCGCATCGGTCGATAAGTGCTTGAACATTATCATGGGTATGGATGCCATGCTCGATATGGAAAATGGCGGTGAATTAGCGGCTAATCTGCATCAACTGTACGATTTTTGCCATCGCCAATTGTTGAGTGCCAGCATTAACAGCGACACCACCAAACTAGCGCCAATTGTTCAAGTTATCACTGACATTAATGATGGTTGGCAGCACTTTGAATAA
- a CDS encoding flagellin, whose protein sequence is MLSVQTNYASLVGQNALTQANNEMTTAMERLSTGYRINGASDDAAGLQIASRLEADSTALQQGTRNVNDAIAMLETADGALSEVESIAMRMTELSTQYGSATVSADDQDAITAEFDGLKDELISITTETEFAGEDLFGKFDAAVTVDAGVGKTVTVDATAEIAALDTAIAALDVTDIATVDTTIDALGDTRSVLGSGINRLQHTANNNANIDENTQQALSNIKDADYATESSNMTKNEMLVQAGTNVLAKSNQNTSLVMSLLG, encoded by the coding sequence ATGCTATCAGTTCAGACTAACTACGCTTCTTTAGTAGGCCAAAACGCACTGACTCAAGCCAACAACGAAATGACTACCGCTATGGAGCGTTTGTCTACCGGTTACCGTATCAACGGCGCATCTGATGACGCTGCTGGCCTGCAGATTGCTTCCCGTTTAGAAGCAGACTCTACCGCTCTGCAACAGGGTACTCGTAACGTTAACGACGCCATCGCTATGCTAGAAACTGCTGACGGTGCTTTATCTGAAGTTGAGTCCATCGCTATGCGCATGACCGAGCTGAGTACTCAGTACGGCAGCGCGACTGTAAGTGCCGACGATCAGGATGCGATTACCGCTGAATTCGACGGTCTTAAAGACGAGTTAATCTCTATCACTACCGAGACTGAATTCGCTGGTGAAGACCTGTTTGGTAAATTTGATGCTGCAGTGACCGTTGATGCCGGTGTTGGCAAAACCGTAACTGTTGATGCAACTGCTGAGATCGCCGCACTTGATACTGCTATTGCTGCGCTAGACGTTACCGACATTGCGACTGTTGACACCACTATCGACGCTCTAGGTGACACCCGCTCTGTATTGGGTTCTGGTATCAACCGTCTGCAGCACACCGCCAACAACAACGCCAACATTGATGAAAACACTCAACAAGCGTTGAGCAACATCAAAGACGCCGATTACGCTACTGAATCTTCTAACATGACTAAGAACGAGATGCTGGTTCAAGCTGGCACCAACGTACTGGCTAAGTCAAACCAGAACACCAGCTTGGTAATGAGCCTGTTGGGCTAA
- the fliF gene encoding flagellar basal-body MS-ring/collar protein FliF, whose amino-acid sequence MTTLVREAPLTSSELSASGIAAKFKRLKNPSVGMALVALLSVVVACCIVMILWSVTVKYRPIYGAQENFDSAQVIEVLEAEGIRYQISPKDGTILVADDSVGKIRMMMAARGIQARLPSGYDGFQGDMTSSQFMEQARYRQALEGELARTIMGLQQVRTARVHLAIPKAQVFMRKDDPKPTASVLLELEQGSQLARAQVTGIVNLVAGSITGLTTSAVRVVDQQGQLLSGSGNADALGLSEHDTHYQQQLERTLIERASSMLEPLVGFGNYRVQISAQVNFDKVDETRELLDPNTVLTQESSNSTSRTLPNATGVPGALANMPIDTGIGEDESGAVKSVDVTNQDEQLNRQFEVGRTVSRVRKQRGDLESLSVSVLLNQQVVNELALQPAQVASIETMIKDAVGFSVTRDDQFSMASLPFRALEPIEVQPTVWWHESNNQAYIRIAIGIVLTLLMLFVVVKPLVRSITRSHEKQQDGKAESAASPATMPASVGNAVVAAASEASPDQLELQQNLAQIPLVPASDATLDVQLEHLGLLAEQAPEKVAEVIELMLNGEDR is encoded by the coding sequence ATGACAACCCTCGTTCGTGAAGCTCCGTTAACTTCATCGGAGCTCAGCGCCAGCGGCATTGCGGCAAAGTTCAAAAGATTGAAAAACCCGAGTGTTGGTATGGCCTTAGTGGCCCTACTATCCGTCGTAGTAGCATGCTGTATTGTCATGATTCTTTGGTCGGTTACCGTTAAGTATCGGCCAATCTATGGCGCTCAAGAAAATTTCGATAGCGCCCAAGTAATTGAGGTTCTCGAAGCTGAAGGCATCCGTTACCAGATATCACCGAAAGACGGCACCATCTTAGTTGCCGACGACAGCGTCGGTAAAATTCGCATGATGATGGCGGCTCGAGGTATTCAGGCCCGTTTGCCAAGCGGTTATGACGGCTTTCAAGGCGACATGACCAGCAGCCAGTTTATGGAACAAGCCCGTTATCGCCAAGCGCTCGAGGGGGAGCTTGCACGGACGATTATGGGCTTACAGCAGGTCCGTACAGCGCGGGTTCACTTGGCCATACCAAAGGCGCAAGTGTTTATGCGCAAAGACGATCCAAAGCCGACGGCATCAGTGCTACTGGAGCTGGAACAAGGCTCTCAGCTGGCCCGTGCCCAAGTGACCGGCATCGTTAATTTAGTAGCCGGTAGTATTACCGGGCTAACTACCTCGGCTGTCCGGGTTGTCGATCAGCAGGGGCAACTCCTCAGCGGCAGTGGTAATGCCGATGCCTTGGGATTAAGTGAGCACGATACCCACTATCAGCAGCAACTCGAACGCACCTTGATCGAGCGTGCTAGTTCGATGCTGGAGCCTTTAGTTGGTTTTGGTAACTATCGGGTACAGATTTCCGCGCAAGTGAACTTTGACAAAGTAGATGAAACCCGTGAACTGTTAGATCCCAACACCGTGTTGACGCAAGAGAGCAGTAACAGTACCAGTCGTACCCTACCGAATGCGACAGGTGTACCTGGAGCGCTGGCTAATATGCCAATCGACACTGGCATTGGTGAAGATGAGTCTGGTGCGGTTAAATCAGTCGATGTCACCAATCAAGACGAACAGTTGAACCGTCAATTTGAGGTCGGGCGGACGGTGTCACGAGTGCGTAAGCAACGTGGTGATCTTGAATCGTTATCTGTTTCAGTACTGTTGAATCAACAAGTCGTTAATGAACTGGCACTGCAGCCTGCACAAGTGGCTAGCATTGAAACCATGATTAAGGATGCAGTTGGATTTTCCGTCACGCGAGATGACCAATTCAGTATGGCTTCGCTGCCATTTAGAGCGCTTGAACCGATTGAAGTGCAACCTACCGTGTGGTGGCACGAGAGCAACAACCAAGCTTATATCCGTATTGCTATCGGCATTGTTTTAACCCTGCTGATGCTATTTGTGGTGGTTAAACCATTGGTGCGATCTATTACTCGCAGCCACGAAAAACAGCAGGACGGTAAAGCGGAAAGCGCTGCAAGCCCTGCGACCATGCCAGCCTCAGTTGGTAATGCTGTAGTAGCCGCGGCCAGTGAAGCATCACCAGACCAGCTTGAGTTACAACAAAACTTGGCCCAGATCCCGTTGGTTCCAGCGTCAGATGCCACCTTAGATGTGCAGTTGGAACACCTTGGTTTACTTGCTGAGCAGGCCCCAGAGAAAGTCGCAGAAGTGATCGAGTTGATGCTAAATGGTGAGGACCGCTAG
- the fliD gene encoding flagellar filament capping protein FliD, with protein sequence MSTMPASNSSLMAQQLVAAERMAQDEIYAEKEANLEAQADAYDTLESALKAMQSDLAALDGDAFDAKKGSLSNESVGTVDIDSAAPAGIYDIEVTQLAKQHKISSSFASAAEPLPTTGTVEIAVGTPPESMVIDFSVVNASGAATVTDLVDYINDAPDNPGVTAALIQTGDGEVELMLSGDDSGAQNNLTVTATGTGNDAQWSFPNELNPAQDAHFSIDGVPITSSSNQVEVIDGVTLDLKQVGSTTLTVEQDIEATQDAVEEFIDSFNTLMTTIDELTQTVTVDTDDSEDSEDDEDADEDDDSDEDEDTVEVGVDEVGVLKGDSSVRMLRSDLRELVFVPAPNGMTLSDIGVEMDRDGQLSLNEEKFEEALANDSGAVEEMFAGPGGIIESFDAKIDPFLSSSGIIDVKQDSIETQQRTLEDDMAEFDYRMEMKYELYLSQFVAAEQYQTQMLATSQMFYA encoded by the coding sequence ATGAGCACAATGCCGGCGAGTAATTCGTCACTCATGGCGCAACAGTTGGTTGCAGCCGAACGGATGGCGCAGGACGAGATCTATGCTGAAAAAGAAGCCAACCTTGAAGCGCAGGCCGATGCATATGACACCCTAGAATCCGCGTTAAAAGCGATGCAGAGCGATTTAGCTGCGCTGGATGGGGATGCCTTTGATGCTAAAAAAGGCAGTTTAAGTAACGAAAGTGTTGGCACTGTCGATATCGATTCAGCAGCTCCTGCCGGGATCTATGACATTGAAGTTACCCAACTTGCAAAACAACATAAGATCTCATCGTCGTTTGCTAGCGCTGCAGAGCCTCTGCCAACAACTGGCACGGTTGAGATTGCTGTTGGCACACCACCGGAGTCGATGGTTATTGATTTTAGTGTGGTTAACGCCAGCGGCGCAGCAACGGTCACTGACTTGGTCGATTATATCAATGATGCTCCTGATAACCCTGGGGTAACTGCAGCATTGATTCAGACCGGTGATGGCGAAGTTGAGCTGATGTTGTCTGGCGACGACTCTGGTGCGCAAAACAACCTTACGGTTACTGCAACTGGCACTGGTAATGACGCCCAGTGGAGTTTCCCTAACGAACTCAACCCTGCTCAGGACGCACACTTCTCTATTGATGGTGTACCTATTACTTCGAGCAGTAACCAAGTCGAAGTAATTGACGGGGTAACGTTGGATCTCAAGCAGGTGGGTTCGACCACCTTAACCGTTGAGCAAGATATCGAAGCTACTCAGGATGCGGTTGAGGAGTTTATCGACTCTTTTAATACCCTGATGACCACCATCGATGAACTAACCCAAACGGTTACAGTTGATACCGACGACAGCGAAGATAGCGAAGACGACGAGGATGCTGACGAAGACGATGATTCTGACGAAGATGAAGACACCGTTGAAGTAGGCGTTGATGAAGTTGGGGTACTAAAGGGTGACTCGTCGGTTCGGATGCTGCGCTCTGATCTACGTGAGTTGGTGTTTGTCCCAGCGCCTAACGGCATGACGCTATCTGATATCGGCGTTGAGATGGATCGCGACGGCCAGCTATCACTGAATGAAGAAAAATTTGAAGAGGCGCTAGCAAACGACAGTGGCGCTGTTGAAGAGATGTTCGCAGGCCCTGGCGGGATTATTGAAAGCTTCGACGCCAAGATTGATCCGTTTCTCTCCTCGTCGGGGATCATCGATGTCAAGCAGGACTCGATTGAGACTCAACAGCGAACCCTCGAAGATGATATGGCTGAATTCGATTATCGAATGGAGATGAAGTATGAACTTTATCTCAGTCAATTTGTTGCTGCTGAGCAGTACCAAACGCAGATGCTTGCTACATCACAAATGTTTTACGCCTAA
- a CDS encoding FliI/YscN family ATPase, with the protein MTALNSAIDEIQWNDIQLALVYGKLTQVHGLLMQAVGCTLGIGQRCYVETPTGTEIEAEVVGFNKQALQLMPLESVQGLQPGARIRPAVNSLQIPLGDGLLGRVLDGCARPIDGLGKLTNVSYHPARMHSPNPLLRQPIGKQLDVGVRVLNGLLPIGQGQRLGLFAGSGVGKSVLLGMMTRYTEAEIVVVGLIGERGREVREFIEHALGEAGRKQAVVIAAPADATPLMRLRAARLCHQIACGYRDEGKRVLLLMDSLTRYAQAQREIGLSVGEPPATRGYPPSVFSMLPSLVEMAGNGEHPQGSLTAFYTVLAEGDDQQDPIADSARAILDGHMVLSRSLAQQGHYPAVDLGASVSRVADQVVQPEQMAHINRLRHLLGRYREVQELIPLGGYQAGQDHELDRAVKGYPQISEYLQQSQQQAVSIDEAKQQLEQLMSHFGTHGN; encoded by the coding sequence GTGACCGCACTTAACAGCGCCATTGATGAGATCCAGTGGAATGATATTCAACTGGCACTGGTCTACGGCAAGTTAACCCAAGTTCACGGACTATTGATGCAAGCAGTTGGGTGCACGTTGGGTATTGGCCAGCGCTGCTATGTTGAAACGCCAACCGGGACGGAAATTGAAGCAGAAGTAGTTGGTTTCAATAAACAGGCGCTGCAGTTGATGCCGTTAGAGTCGGTACAAGGGTTACAGCCTGGTGCGAGAATAAGACCAGCGGTAAACAGCCTGCAAATCCCATTGGGCGACGGCCTATTAGGAAGGGTACTCGATGGCTGCGCCCGTCCTATTGACGGCCTCGGCAAACTCACCAATGTTAGTTACCATCCCGCTCGCATGCACAGCCCTAATCCGTTATTAAGGCAGCCAATTGGCAAGCAGCTTGACGTTGGTGTTCGGGTACTTAATGGGCTCTTACCCATCGGTCAGGGCCAGCGGCTAGGGCTGTTCGCCGGGTCCGGCGTGGGTAAAAGTGTGTTGCTTGGGATGATGACCCGTTATACCGAAGCCGAGATAGTGGTGGTCGGTTTAATTGGTGAGCGTGGCCGCGAAGTTCGAGAGTTTATCGAACATGCTCTGGGTGAAGCAGGACGCAAACAAGCAGTTGTTATTGCTGCGCCTGCCGATGCAACGCCGTTAATGCGGTTGCGAGCTGCGCGCTTGTGTCATCAGATTGCCTGTGGTTATCGTGATGAAGGTAAGCGAGTGTTGCTGTTGATGGATTCACTTACCCGTTACGCCCAAGCCCAGCGGGAAATTGGTCTTAGCGTTGGTGAACCTCCGGCGACACGAGGTTATCCGCCATCGGTGTTTTCGATGCTACCGAGTCTGGTCGAAATGGCAGGTAACGGCGAACACCCTCAAGGCTCGTTGACCGCGTTTTATACGGTGCTGGCGGAAGGCGATGACCAACAAGATCCAATTGCTGATTCCGCTCGAGCCATCCTTGATGGCCATATGGTATTAAGCCGTTCGCTGGCTCAGCAGGGTCACTATCCTGCTGTCGATCTTGGTGCTTCTGTTTCTCGCGTTGCTGATCAAGTGGTGCAGCCAGAACAGATGGCGCATATAAACCGTTTACGTCATCTATTGGGGCGCTACCGCGAAGTTCAGGAGTTGATCCCACTAGGGGGCTATCAAGCTGGGCAAGATCATGAGTTGGATAGGGCTGTTAAGGGCTACCCACAGATCAGCGAGTATTTGCAGCAGTCACAGCAACAGGCAGTCTCTATCGATGAAGCGAAGCAACAGTTGGAGCAATTAATGAGCCATTTCGGTACTCATGGCAACTAA
- a CDS encoding FliH/SctL family protein, whose amino-acid sequence MNQSSWRLANVDARNYRFMALDSEQQSQWSSYQDAIDKGYQAGLEQGTQEGLQQGQKQGYQQGKKEGYLVGEAQGLAASKKQSEQELLQLTVPIEAIKQQLLQHHQQQLVQQQQVIIALVQQICDKVIRQELQLQPERIVPLIEDTLASLPSGAQQVRVRLHPATHKAIAALPQLAAWQLDSDPELNIGDLIVETEQSEADASAELRLQACMEKLVEHLTCDRT is encoded by the coding sequence ATGAACCAATCCAGTTGGCGTTTGGCTAATGTTGACGCACGCAACTACCGCTTTATGGCACTCGACAGTGAGCAGCAAAGCCAGTGGAGCAGTTACCAAGATGCCATCGATAAAGGTTACCAAGCAGGGTTAGAGCAGGGCACCCAAGAGGGGCTGCAACAAGGCCAAAAGCAGGGTTACCAGCAAGGAAAGAAAGAGGGCTACTTAGTTGGTGAGGCGCAAGGGCTTGCCGCCAGTAAGAAGCAATCTGAGCAGGAGTTGTTGCAACTCACGGTGCCGATTGAAGCGATTAAACAACAGTTGTTGCAACATCATCAACAGCAGCTCGTGCAACAGCAACAGGTTATCATTGCGCTGGTACAACAGATTTGCGACAAGGTAATTCGGCAAGAGCTGCAGCTGCAACCGGAGCGGATTGTCCCTTTGATTGAGGACACCTTGGCGTCGTTACCTTCTGGAGCGCAACAGGTTCGCGTTCGGCTGCACCCTGCAACCCATAAGGCTATCGCGGCTCTGCCACAGTTAGCTGCATGGCAGTTGGACAGCGATCCTGAGCTGAATATTGGCGATCTTATCGTGGAAACCGAGCAGAGCGAAGCAGACGCCTCGGCTGAGCTCCGATTGCAAGCTTGTATGGAAAAATTGGTGGAGCACCTAACCTGTGACCGCACTTAA
- a CDS encoding FliG C-terminal domain-containing protein: MNDNQPRELDRVEQAAMILLSLPESQASQVMQRLPSVDIQKLTQTMASLRQVSNSNASSVLANFFDLYKKNAGIKKASRDLLGRILHDAVGQSASKSLIEQVYGYDVYDAVQRLEWVDDLLLADELAQEHHQMQANLLAMLTSKKSATVLALLPESSHDDLLYRIATMEKVNNAAVDEVEQLIERCILRSNQTKAPKVDGIKRVADIVNNFSGKQEVLLKTLREQDHNVAEQVESRMFDFAVLGRQKDDVLQSLVAQVEPQLLAMALKGANEGVRNAIMNALPKRMVQGLTSEMQALGSVPSSQAAAARTELMLKAKLMMEQGELELQLFEDQVVD; this comes from the coding sequence ATGAACGATAACCAGCCACGGGAATTAGATCGGGTTGAACAAGCGGCAATGATCTTGTTGAGCTTGCCTGAAAGTCAGGCCAGTCAAGTGATGCAGCGATTACCATCGGTAGATATTCAAAAGCTAACTCAGACTATGGCATCACTGCGACAGGTCAGTAACAGTAACGCCAGCTCGGTGTTGGCCAACTTTTTCGATCTATACAAAAAGAATGCCGGCATTAAAAAAGCCAGCCGCGACCTGCTTGGTCGCATTCTTCACGATGCGGTCGGCCAATCTGCCTCTAAAAGCTTGATTGAGCAAGTCTATGGTTATGATGTCTATGACGCGGTGCAGCGTTTAGAGTGGGTTGATGACCTGCTCTTAGCGGATGAACTAGCACAAGAACATCACCAGATGCAGGCCAACTTATTGGCGATGCTTACCTCGAAAAAGTCAGCCACCGTGTTGGCATTGTTGCCAGAGTCAAGTCATGACGATCTACTCTACCGGATTGCGACGATGGAAAAGGTCAACAACGCCGCGGTTGATGAAGTAGAACAGCTCATTGAGCGCTGTATCTTGCGCTCCAACCAAACCAAAGCCCCTAAAGTGGATGGCATCAAACGGGTTGCAGATATCGTTAATAACTTCTCCGGTAAGCAAGAGGTACTGCTTAAAACCTTGCGCGAACAGGACCACAACGTGGCAGAGCAGGTCGAGTCGAGAATGTTCGACTTTGCTGTGCTTGGCCGTCAGAAGGATGATGTATTGCAGTCTTTGGTTGCTCAGGTTGAACCTCAGCTACTGGCAATGGCCCTTAAAGGCGCTAACGAAGGTGTCCGTAACGCCATTATGAATGCGCTGCCTAAACGCATGGTTCAGGGCTTGACCAGCGAGATGCAAGCACTTGGTTCGGTGCCGTCATCGCAGGCCGCCGCAGCACGAACGGAGCTGATGCTAAAAGCTAAGTTAATGATGGAGCAGGGCGAGCTGGAACTGCAGTTGTTTGAAGATCAGGTGGTGGATTGA
- a CDS encoding flagellar export protein FliJ, producing MATKALDRLAEQMEQQLHRIGKQRADNQSRLTKLEQVERQIAEFLQQQQGQFNCINQLQNQQQMAIQLLQVSDKNQQKISLLQTERQRLDKLWRYFLQRRQGLRWLIEQRLEQARISENKAEQRQLDELAMRCHQNSGNLDGIW from the coding sequence ATGGCAACTAAGGCACTCGACCGACTTGCAGAGCAGATGGAGCAGCAGTTACATCGAATTGGAAAACAGCGGGCGGATAATCAATCTCGGTTAACCAAATTGGAGCAAGTTGAGCGTCAGATTGCTGAGTTTTTACAGCAACAACAGGGTCAGTTCAACTGCATTAACCAACTTCAGAATCAGCAGCAGATGGCTATTCAACTGCTGCAGGTTAGTGACAAAAACCAGCAGAAGATCAGCTTGTTGCAAACTGAGCGACAGCGTTTAGACAAGCTGTGGCGCTACTTTTTGCAACGTCGACAGGGGTTACGGTGGTTGATTGAGCAGCGCTTAGAGCAGGCTAGAATCAGTGAGAATAAGGCGGAACAACGGCAGTTGGATGAGCTCGCAATGCGGTGTCATCAAAATAGTGGCAACCTTGATGGTATTTGGTAA
- the flgN gene encoding flagellar export chaperone FlgN: protein MSTNELIRALAKSIQQDVRHYQAIETQLQQQRQLMLDRALEQLTQLNFKLDKAYSQLQHHSQQRQQWLQTLGFSGDSDGFAALLTRLPKAVAQQLQDSHGKLLAQMRSCQMLNDRNGQLLIQQQQRLNQLLNPQQAQQQLNDYGPIA from the coding sequence ATGTCCACCAATGAGTTGATTCGGGCGCTAGCAAAATCGATCCAGCAAGATGTTCGTCACTATCAAGCTATCGAAACTCAACTGCAGCAGCAACGTCAGCTGATGCTCGATCGCGCACTGGAGCAACTCACTCAGCTCAATTTCAAGTTAGACAAAGCGTATAGCCAGTTGCAACATCACTCCCAGCAGCGCCAGCAATGGTTACAAACGTTGGGATTTAGCGGTGATAGTGATGGTTTTGCCGCTTTATTAACACGCCTACCTAAGGCTGTTGCACAACAACTGCAGGACAGTCACGGTAAGTTGCTGGCGCAGATGCGTAGCTGTCAAATGCTAAACGACCGCAATGGTCAGTTGTTGATTCAGCAACAGCAGCGACTAAATCAGCTTTTGAACCCACAACAGGCCCAACAACAACTGAACGACTATGGTCCGATAGCCTAG
- the flgM gene encoding flagellar biosynthesis anti-sigma factor FlgM, producing MNILSNETQRSAQVRVETVDNSAKSDKSDATVVAHSAAINIEEVAISSQFQLLEDGAQQLAQLPEVDIDRVAALSAALADGSFNIDLNEIATAMTDQHGKR from the coding sequence ATGAATATTTTATCCAACGAGACGCAACGTTCTGCCCAAGTCCGGGTTGAAACCGTCGACAACAGTGCTAAGTCTGATAAGAGTGACGCCACGGTCGTTGCTCATTCCGCAGCCATAAACATCGAAGAAGTGGCGATATCGTCGCAGTTTCAGCTGTTGGAAGATGGGGCACAACAGTTGGCACAACTACCAGAGGTCGACATCGACCGCGTAGCCGCATTGAGCGCAGCACTCGCCGATGGCAGCTTTAATATCGATCTTAATGAAATTGCCACGGCAATGACCGACCAACACGGGAAACGCTAA